The sequence TGATCCTGGAGCCCGACGCGATCGCCCAGTCCGACTGTCTTTCCGAGGGTGAACGGACGGCCCGTTTCAGCGCGTTGGCCCGGGCGGGCCGTGTCCTGAAGGCGGCGAATCCGAAGGCGCGGGTCTACTTCGACGCGGGGCACTCGGACTGGAACTCGCCGCAGAAGCAGGCCGGACTCCTGCGCCGGGCCGGGGCCGCGTCAACCGCCTCCTCGGACGGGATCTTCAGCAACGTCTCCAACTTCAACCGCACGGGCGACGAGGTCGCGTACGTCCGCCGGACCCTCGACGCGCTCGGCGGGCCCGCGAGCCTGGGCGCCGTGATCGACACCAGCCGCAACGGCAACGGAGCCCCGGCCGACGGCGAGTGGTGCGACCCGGCGGGCCGCAAGCTCGGGCAGGCGCCGACCCTGGGCACCGGGGAGGCCCGGATCGACGCCTATCTGTGGGTGAAGCTGCCGGGTGAGTCCGACGGCTGCCGGGGCACGCCGGGGACGTTCACCCCGGACTACGCCTACGACCTGGCGCGCTGACCGTCCGCCGGGCCGGAGCCGGATCCGGAGCCGGGGTCAGGTTCGGAGCCGCCCTCGGTACCCGCCTCGCGCCCGGAGCTGTAGGAGGACGTGCCCTCGTCCAGCAGCGGTTCCTGCGACTTGAGGTGCGCGGGGGCCATCGCCCGCAGCGCGTGGTAGCCGGTGATGACGACGAGCGTGCCGAGCGCGATACCGCTCAGCGAGAAGGTGTCGGTGAACTTCATCGTGACGTTCCCGACGCCGATGATGATGCCCGCCGCGGCCGGCACCAGGTTCAGCGGATTGCGCAGGTCCACCCCGGCGTTGAGCCAGATCTGCGCGCCGAGCAGGCCGATCATCCCGTACAGGATGACGGTGATCCCGCCGAGCACGCCGCCCGGGACGGCGGCCACGACCGCGCCGAACTTCGGGCAGAGGCCGAAGAGCAGCGCGAAGCCGGCGGCGGCCCAGTAGGCGGCCGTGGAGTAGACGCGGGTCGCCGCCATGACGCCGATGTTCTCGGAGTACGTGGTGTTGGGCGGGCCGCCCACGGCGGTGGAGAGCATCGAGCCGACCCCGTCCGCGGAGATCGCGGTGCCCAGCTTGTCGTCCAGCGAGTCGCCGGTCATCTCGCCGACGGCCTTCACATGGCCCGCGTTCTCGGCGACCAGCGCGATGACGACGGGCAGGGCCACGAGGATCGCCGACCAGTCGAAGGCCGGGCCGTGGAAGGCCGGCAGCCCGATCCAGTCCGCCGAGCCGACTCCGGAGAGGTCGAGACGCCAGTGGTCGGTGAGCTTGCCGCTCGCGTCGGCCGAGTGGATCCGGCCGAAGACCAGGTCGAAGAGCCACGAGATGCCGTACCCGAAGACCAGGCCGAGGAAGATCGCGATCCGGGACCAGAAGCCGCGCAGGCACACCACGGCCAGACCGGTGAACAGCATCACGAGCAGGGCCGTCCACTGGTCCTGCGGCCAGTACGTGGCGGCGGTGACCGGGGCCAGGTTGAAGCCGATCAGCATGACGACCGCGCCCGTGACGATCGGCGGCATCGCGGCATGGATGATCCGCGCCCCGAACCGGCGCACCGCGAGACCGACCAGGAACAGCGCGACGCCCACGACGAACACGGCGCCGGTCACGGTCGCGCTGGAGCCGCCCTGCGCGCGGATCACCGCGGCGACGCCCACGAAGGAGAGCGAACAGCCCAGATAGCTGGGCACCCGGCCGCGGGTCGCGAGCAGGAAGATGACCGTCGAGACGCCCGACATCATGATCGCGAGATTCGGGTCCAGGCCCATCAGGACCGGTGCGACGAAGGAAGCCCCGAACATGGCCACGACGTGCTGGGCGCCGAGCCCGGCCGTCCGTGGCCACGAGAGCCGTTCGTCGGGGCGGACGACCGCTCCGGGTGCGGGTGTCCGCCCGTCACCGTGCAGCTTCCAGCGCACACCGAGGTCCATGGTGGGGATTCGCTTTCTCTGTACCTGAGGTTGCGTACCTGAGGTTCCGTACGTGAAGTCCGTGCCTGAGATTCACGCAGGCGAAGTTCCGTACGTGAAGATCAGCGCCATGGTAGGTCGCGGCCCGGGGAGCGGCCGGTTCAGGGCCGGGGATTCGGAATATTCACGTCCGCCGCGCTGACCTCGCCGGACGTCGTACGGCCGCTGGACCGCAGCACGCCCGCGAACGCGGCGAGCCCGAACGCCAGCACGGTCACCAGGACGAAGGACGTCACCAGGCTCGTCGCATCCGCGACGGTACCGATCGCGGACGGGGCGATCAGTCCCGAGGTGTAGGTGATGGTGGCCACGCCCGCGATGGCCTGCGCCGGGTTGGGGCCGCTGCGGCCCGCCGCCGCGAAGCAGAGCGGTACGACCACGGCTATGCCGAGGCCCAGCAGGGCGAAGCCGGTCATGGCCAGGGCCGCGTTCTGCGCCAGTACGACGAGCAGGGCGCCGGCGGTGGCGAGGAGTCCGCTGACCCGTACGGTGCGCACCGGGCCGAACCGGTCCACCACCGCGTCCCCGGCGAGGCGCGCGAGCGCCATGGTGAGGGTGAAGCCCGTCGTGCACGCGGCCGCGAGTCCCGCGGAACTGCCGAGGACGTCCCGCAGATAGACCGCCGACCAGTCCAGGCTCGCCCCCTCCGCGAACACCGCGCAGAAGCCGATCGCGCCGATGAGCAGCGCCGACCTGGGCGGCAGCGCGAAACGCGGGGGCGCTTCCTCGTCCTCGGTGGCCCGCAGGTCCAGTACGCCCTGGCAGGCGACCGTGCCGAGCAGGGTGAGCGCCGCGGCGGCGAGCGCGTGGTGCAGCCGGGCGTCCGTGCCCAGATGCGCGGCGAGCGTGCCGGCGGCCGAGCCGACCAGGGCGCCCGCGCTCCACATGCCGTGCAGTCCGGACATGATCGACTTGTCCAGCCGGTTCTCCACCTCGACGCCCAGCGCGTTCATCGCCACGTCGGCCATGCCCGCCGTGGCGCCGTAGACGAACAGGGCCAGGCACAGGGTGAGCAGGTTCGGCGCCAGGGCCGGCAGGACGAGTGCGAGCGTCCACAGCGCCATGAGTCCGCGCAGGGCCGTGCGGGCGCCGAAGCGGTGGCTGACGCTGCCGGCGAGAGGCATCGCCAGGGAGGCGCCGATCGCGGGGAAGGCGAGTGCCAGGCCGAGCT is a genomic window of Streptomyces sp. NBC_00414 containing:
- a CDS encoding uracil-xanthine permease family protein; the protein is MDLGVRWKLHGDGRTPAPGAVVRPDERLSWPRTAGLGAQHVVAMFGASFVAPVLMGLDPNLAIMMSGVSTVIFLLATRGRVPSYLGCSLSFVGVAAVIRAQGGSSATVTGAVFVVGVALFLVGLAVRRFGARIIHAAMPPIVTGAVVMLIGFNLAPVTAATYWPQDQWTALLVMLFTGLAVVCLRGFWSRIAIFLGLVFGYGISWLFDLVFGRIHSADASGKLTDHWRLDLSGVGSADWIGLPAFHGPAFDWSAILVALPVVIALVAENAGHVKAVGEMTGDSLDDKLGTAISADGVGSMLSTAVGGPPNTTYSENIGVMAATRVYSTAAYWAAAGFALLFGLCPKFGAVVAAVPGGVLGGITVILYGMIGLLGAQIWLNAGVDLRNPLNLVPAAAGIIIGVGNVTMKFTDTFSLSGIALGTLVVITGYHALRAMAPAHLKSQEPLLDEGTSSYSSGREAGTEGGSEPDPGSGSGSGPADGQRARS
- a CDS encoding MFS transporter codes for the protein MSEVVYDRREVKRSRYAVAAVFAVHGAVTGSFATRVPWIQDHASVSAGQLGLALAFPAIGASLAMPLAGSVSHRFGARTALRGLMALWTLALVLPALAPNLLTLCLALFVYGATAGMADVAMNALGVEVENRLDKSIMSGLHGMWSAGALVGSAAGTLAAHLGTDARLHHALAAAALTLLGTVACQGVLDLRATEDEEAPPRFALPPRSALLIGAIGFCAVFAEGASLDWSAVYLRDVLGSSAGLAAACTTGFTLTMALARLAGDAVVDRFGPVRTVRVSGLLATAGALLVVLAQNAALAMTGFALLGLGIAVVVPLCFAAAGRSGPNPAQAIAGVATITYTSGLIAPSAIGTVADATSLVTSFVLVTVLAFGLAAFAGVLRSSGRTTSGEVSAADVNIPNPRP